A window from Lactobacillus intestinalis encodes these proteins:
- a CDS encoding transporter substrate-binding domain-containing protein — translation MKKRNIFSWIVGILAIITVIVSAYFGLTEPNLNSETSASRWSNQNSVSQIKRRGYLRVAVFGDLPPYGWVNSSGKRVGYDVYLAHRMAKDLGVKIRFIQVNANNRVDTLNSNKADIVLANFTVTPERKEVVDFAKPYMKVSVGVISPKKAPITSAAQLKGKKLIVTKGTTAENYFTQQKGVNLLKFDSKTQQFNALKNGRGAALADDNSYLYAWVKQNPNYTVGIKSIGPRQYVSPAVKKGNRSLLKWTNQEITKLNRQSFFVKDYNKELRPYFGKDIKPTDIILKQG, via the coding sequence ATGAAGAAAAGAAATATATTTAGCTGGATAGTGGGGATTTTAGCCATTATCACGGTAATTGTGTCGGCATATTTTGGACTTACAGAGCCTAATTTGAATAGTGAGACTTCTGCGAGCCGCTGGAGTAATCAAAATAGCGTTTCACAAATTAAAAGACGTGGCTATTTACGTGTTGCAGTTTTTGGAGATTTGCCTCCTTATGGCTGGGTAAATTCAAGTGGAAAGCGTGTGGGCTATGATGTTTATTTAGCTCATCGAATGGCAAAGGATCTTGGCGTCAAAATTCGTTTTATTCAAGTAAATGCGAATAATCGTGTTGATACTCTTAATTCTAATAAAGCTGATATTGTACTCGCCAACTTTACCGTTACTCCCGAGCGAAAAGAAGTTGTTGACTTTGCCAAACCTTATATGAAGGTATCTGTCGGGGTGATTTCTCCTAAAAAGGCTCCAATTACAAGTGCAGCTCAATTAAAAGGGAAGAAATTAATTGTTACTAAGGGTACTACAGCAGAAAATTACTTCACTCAACAAAAGGGAGTGAACTTACTGAAGTTTGACTCAAAAACTCAACAATTTAATGCTTTGAAAAATGGCCGTGGGGCAGCCTTGGCCGATGATAATTCTTATCTCTATGCATGGGTTAAACAAAATCCAAATTATACTGTAGGTATCAAGAGTATCGGACCACGTCAATATGTTTCACCTGCGGTGAAAAAAGGAAATCGTTCGCTTTTGAAATGGACCAATCAGGAAATTACGAAGCTTAATCGTCAAAGTTTCTTTGTAAAAGATTACAATAAAGAATTACGACCATACTTTGGTAAAGATATTAAACCAACTGATATTATTTTGAAACAAGGATAG
- the cas1e gene encoding type I-E CRISPR-associated endonuclease Cas1e: protein MQRKFGAKKPEISELSKVSDRITFLYLEHAKLNRIDSAISVADSTGTVYIPAAIISVLLLGPGVDVTHRAMELMGDAGMAVVWVGEDGVRQYAYGRSLNHSSLLLQAQAKLVSNTRTRLAVARKMYQMRFPGMDVSGLTMQQLRGKEGARIRRVYQDQSQKTGVAWSRREYKVDDFESSTPINQALTAAHQALYGLSYSVIVALGASAGLGFIHTGHDLSFVYDFSDLYKADYSIPIAFEMVKEYGKDDIATHTRHAMRNAFKDGKLIEKMVKDLKYLLNVKDLGEVHAVMNLWDNRKGLQKFGVQYHELEE, encoded by the coding sequence ATGCAAAGAAAATTTGGAGCGAAAAAGCCAGAAATTAGTGAGTTAAGTAAGGTTAGTGACAGGATAACTTTTTTATATTTAGAGCATGCAAAGTTAAATCGTATTGACAGTGCGATTAGTGTAGCTGATAGTACGGGAACGGTCTATATTCCTGCTGCAATTATTAGCGTTTTACTGCTTGGGCCTGGTGTTGATGTAACTCATCGCGCAATGGAACTGATGGGAGACGCAGGAATGGCAGTAGTATGGGTAGGTGAAGATGGAGTAAGGCAATATGCCTATGGACGCTCACTGAATCACTCATCACTCTTGCTTCAAGCACAAGCTAAATTAGTTTCTAACACTAGAACACGCTTAGCGGTTGCTCGAAAAATGTATCAAATGCGTTTCCCGGGAATGGATGTTTCTGGGCTAACGATGCAACAATTGCGTGGTAAAGAGGGAGCACGGATTAGAAGAGTTTATCAAGACCAGTCTCAGAAAACAGGAGTTGCCTGGTCCCGGAGAGAATACAAGGTAGATGATTTTGAATCAAGTACTCCGATTAATCAAGCTCTAACAGCAGCTCATCAAGCTTTGTATGGATTAAGTTATAGTGTAATTGTTGCTTTAGGTGCATCGGCTGGACTGGGGTTTATTCATACTGGCCATGATTTATCCTTTGTATATGATTTTTCTGATCTGTATAAGGCGGATTATTCAATTCCTATTGCTTTTGAAATGGTTAAGGAATATGGAAAAGATGACATTGCAACACATACCAGACATGCAATGAGGAATGCTTTTAAAGATGGGAAATTAATAGAAAAAATGGTAAAAGATCTCAAATATCTATTGAATGTTAAAGATCTAGGCGAAGTGCATGCAGTAATGAACTTGTGGGACAATAGAAAAGGACTTCAAAAATTTGGAGTCCAATATCATGAGCTAGAGGAGTAA
- the cas2e gene encoding type I-E CRISPR-associated endoribonuclease Cas2e: MIVITLSKTPASLRGDLTKWCQEIQTGIYVGNVNTKVRDLLWERVQKNIGQGEATLVYNTNNELGYTFRTTRLDRKIVDFDGIPLLKHVDVMPNLKIGFSNAAKYHKAKITSRSVLHNSTLLKFAVLDIETTGLAPNKSEILSIGAVKYLKNGKVDVFYKLIRDVNYIPANVSELTGLNMKILKSKGSNLIEVLRMLKDFLGDRIILGYNLTFDISFLDIAYKRNKISGLINTSKDLLPIIKKNNKFLDNYKLSTVLSEYKIENQNPHHADFDAKSTYQLALKLIDEGKLKL; encoded by the coding sequence ATGATTGTAATTACTCTATCTAAGACACCAGCTTCCTTACGTGGCGACTTAACTAAATGGTGTCAAGAAATTCAAACGGGCATCTATGTTGGAAATGTTAATACAAAAGTTAGAGACTTATTGTGGGAACGTGTTCAAAAAAATATCGGTCAAGGAGAAGCGACACTAGTTTATAATACGAATAATGAATTAGGTTATACCTTTCGAACCACTCGATTAGACAGAAAAATAGTAGATTTTGATGGTATTCCTTTATTAAAACATGTTGATGTAATGCCAAATTTAAAAATAGGATTTAGTAATGCTGCAAAATATCATAAGGCTAAGATAACTTCACGGTCTGTGTTACATAATTCAACTTTGTTAAAATTTGCGGTCCTTGATATAGAAACTACCGGATTGGCTCCTAATAAGAGTGAAATTCTTTCTATTGGTGCTGTTAAATATTTGAAAAATGGAAAAGTTGATGTATTTTATAAGTTAATTAGGGATGTAAACTATATTCCAGCTAATGTAAGTGAATTAACTGGTTTGAATATGAAGATATTAAAATCAAAAGGAAGTAATTTAATTGAAGTTTTACGGATGTTGAAAGACTTTCTTGGTGATCGAATTATATTAGGCTATAATCTGACATTTGATATTAGTTTTTTGGATATAGCCTATAAAAGAAATAAAATTTCTGGATTAATTAATACTTCTAAAGATTTACTTCCAATAATTAAAAAGAATAATAAATTTCTCGATAATTATAAGTTGAGTACAGTATTATCTGAATATAAAATTGAAAATCAAAATCCGCATCATGCAGATTTTGATGCAAAAAGTACGTATCAATTAGCCTTGAAATTGATTGATGAAGGAAAATTAAAGCTTTAA
- a CDS encoding amino acid ABC transporter permease has product MNWNVIQQALPTFGQAFQLTLWLSLIGIIGSIIVGTIVSLVQYFKVPVFNQILTGYVELARNTPLLIQLFFLYYAFPVFGLKMSAEVCGIIGLIFLGGAYMAEGFTGGFNGVSESQINSGKALGMNNFQLARYVVFPQGFALSMPALTANIIFLIKETSIFSVIAIPELTNTALDLIGMYYRSNEYLLMLVVAYAIILIPIILLLTWLERRVRYGAFGD; this is encoded by the coding sequence ATGAATTGGAATGTAATTCAACAAGCGCTGCCTACTTTTGGCCAAGCTTTCCAATTAACTTTGTGGCTTTCATTAATTGGAATTATTGGATCAATTATCGTAGGGACGATTGTAAGCTTAGTACAATATTTTAAAGTACCAGTCTTTAATCAGATTCTAACCGGATATGTTGAACTTGCTCGGAACACCCCATTGCTAATTCAATTGTTCTTTTTATACTATGCATTTCCTGTATTTGGATTAAAAATGTCAGCTGAAGTGTGCGGGATCATCGGATTAATCTTTTTGGGTGGAGCATACATGGCTGAAGGCTTTACAGGTGGATTTAATGGAGTTAGTGAAAGTCAGATTAACAGTGGTAAAGCCTTAGGAATGAATAATTTTCAATTAGCACGGTATGTAGTCTTTCCTCAGGGTTTTGCGCTAAGCATGCCAGCGTTGACGGCAAACATTATCTTTTTAATTAAAGAAACATCTATCTTTTCAGTAATTGCTATCCCAGAGTTAACCAACACTGCTCTTGATTTAATCGGCATGTACTATCGTTCAAATGAATATTTATTAATGCTGGTGGTTGCATATGCAATTATTTTGATACCAATTATTTTACTTTTAACTTGGCTTGAAAGGAGAGTTCGCTATGGTGCATTCGGGGATTAA
- a CDS encoding helix-turn-helix domain-containing protein, with protein MVKLNLDDPNIMAANEASKIWGHAENYVRPFMKQNPNKFPKGSIRKFGKQWVVTTEGMEAITGVKDPRKK; from the coding sequence ATGGTTAAATTAAATCTTGATGATCCGAATATTATGGCAGCAAATGAAGCATCAAAAATTTGGGGTCATGCAGAAAACTATGTTCGACCATTTATGAAACAAAATCCCAATAAATTTCCAAAGGGATCAATCAGAAAATTTGGAAAACAATGGGTAGTTACAACTGAAGGAATGGAAGCTATAACAGGTGTTAAAGACCCCCGCAAGAAATAA
- a CDS encoding DUF4811 domain-containing protein, with protein sequence MIILILIIAAIGFIYFNVIPGKGHTICAWISLAFVALTIVGIVEHDYSHYGMKTKVETSSHQLVSSVNPKLPILLYQPLGNGTEKVYLYKTDNLQKKPKTTRTDHTSIHVTRSSTPKVVIKTTRYVYKDSFNAFMFGVFGHNNEFKKHQYNFYVPKNWQVLSTSQLKTLQARMKKMEAQTKLMHE encoded by the coding sequence ATGATTATTCTTATTTTAATTATCGCCGCTATCGGTTTCATTTACTTTAATGTAATTCCTGGAAAAGGCCATACAATTTGTGCGTGGATTTCGTTAGCATTCGTTGCTTTGACTATTGTGGGAATTGTAGAACACGATTATAGTCATTATGGGATGAAAACCAAGGTTGAAACTAGTAGTCATCAATTAGTTTCGAGTGTTAATCCTAAACTACCTATCTTGCTTTACCAACCCTTAGGAAATGGTACAGAAAAAGTTTACCTTTATAAAACTGACAATCTTCAGAAAAAACCAAAAACTACCCGTACTGATCATACTTCTATTCACGTTACTCGCTCTTCTACTCCAAAAGTAGTAATAAAAACTACTCGATATGTTTACAAAGATAGCTTTAATGCATTCATGTTTGGAGTATTTGGTCATAATAATGAATTCAAGAAACACCAATATAACTTTTATGTACCTAAAAATTGGCAAGTTCTGTCCACTTCTCAGTTGAAAACTCTTCAAGCACGAATGAAGAAAATGGAGGCACAAACAAAACTTATGCATGAATAA
- a CDS encoding amino acid ABC transporter ATP-binding protein: MTEEVLKVENLNKFYGDWQVLHGINFDLKKGEVVTLLGPSGSGKSTLLRTLNGLEDYQSGAIYFHGKKIDPSPKNWQLLRQKIGMVFQSYDLFPNLSVMENILLAPVKVQKRNEADVKKEAEELLRRVGLEGYANSYPRELSGGQKQRVAIVRALAMNPEIMLFDEITASLDPEMVRGVQEIVEDLSKHDHMTMIIVTHQMNFAAKIADEVLFLEDGKILEDTPGNEFFKNPKTQRAREFLDSMDF, encoded by the coding sequence ATGACAGAAGAAGTATTAAAAGTTGAAAATCTAAACAAATTTTATGGGGACTGGCAAGTCTTACATGGCATCAATTTTGATTTAAAAAAGGGAGAAGTGGTAACGTTACTGGGGCCTTCAGGTTCTGGAAAGAGTACCCTTCTAAGAACTTTAAATGGTCTAGAAGATTATCAAAGTGGAGCTATTTATTTTCATGGAAAGAAAATTGATCCTAGTCCTAAAAATTGGCAGCTTTTACGGCAAAAGATTGGAATGGTTTTCCAAAGTTATGACTTATTCCCTAATTTGAGTGTAATGGAAAACATTCTTTTAGCTCCGGTCAAAGTACAAAAGCGTAATGAAGCTGATGTAAAAAAAGAAGCTGAGGAACTTTTAAGAAGGGTCGGCCTAGAAGGTTATGCTAATTCATACCCACGGGAACTTTCTGGGGGCCAAAAACAACGTGTGGCAATTGTGCGAGCATTAGCAATGAATCCAGAAATTATGCTTTTTGATGAAATAACGGCATCCCTTGATCCCGAAATGGTACGCGGGGTTCAGGAAATTGTTGAAGATTTGTCTAAACATGATCATATGACGATGATTATTGTTACTCACCAAATGAATTTTGCAGCTAAAATTGCAGATGAAGTGCTATTTTTGGAAGATGGGAAGATCTTAGAAGATACGCCGGGAAATGAATTTTTTAAGAATCCAAAAACGCAAAGAGCACGAGAATTCTTAGATAGTATGGACTTTTAG
- a CDS encoding ClC family H(+)/Cl(-) exchange transporter, which produces MIKSAKQILRKPFSSRMSYRLFRAISVGLVTGLIVSVFRWIIDQTMKFLDFIYPQLAAQPYLLLPYVLVMIGICLLLGKITKPYLDQVIGSGVPQIEAIFLKENQMPEWQILWRKFVGGLLAICPGLMLGREGPCIEMGAMVGQGLGKNVFNFKRESDDLTELQECGVAAGLSAAFSAPLAGALFLVEEITFNFNPKRVVSVLAASFSADFMTFLFFGNRPCLYLPVRGYFPVYAYWTLPLIGIVLGLLAYVYQYVLLSLKPWFSKIKKIPAAYHSIIPFILIIPIGLWKPELLGGSHVLITELFNHGLDTQLLMGPWSLVLIPIVLFIIRFVFSMLSYGASVPGGIFMPILVLGALLGMICANVMIKTGVIPSTYFVHILVISMAAYFGAIEKAPYTAIMLLTEMVGTVQQILPLIIVTFVSYYVLDLLGGRPIYEALRLQMNYKK; this is translated from the coding sequence ATGATTAAAAGTGCGAAGCAAATTTTAAGAAAGCCCTTTTCTAGTCGAATGTCTTATCGGCTATTTCGGGCGATATCCGTGGGATTAGTTACAGGATTAATCGTCAGTGTATTCAGATGGATCATTGACCAAACTATGAAATTCCTTGATTTCATTTATCCTCAACTTGCAGCTCAACCTTACCTGCTACTTCCATATGTACTAGTAATGATTGGGATTTGTCTACTTTTAGGAAAAATCACTAAACCCTATTTAGATCAAGTTATTGGATCAGGGGTGCCACAAATTGAAGCGATTTTCCTAAAAGAAAACCAAATGCCGGAATGGCAGATTTTATGGCGAAAATTCGTTGGCGGTCTCTTAGCCATTTGTCCAGGATTAATGCTAGGACGGGAAGGTCCTTGTATTGAAATGGGCGCTATGGTAGGCCAAGGATTAGGAAAAAATGTCTTTAATTTTAAGAGGGAGTCCGATGATTTAACTGAACTACAAGAATGTGGAGTTGCTGCCGGCTTATCGGCAGCATTTAGTGCTCCATTAGCCGGAGCCCTTTTTCTAGTAGAAGAAATCACTTTTAATTTTAACCCTAAACGCGTAGTCTCAGTTTTAGCAGCAAGCTTTTCAGCGGACTTTATGACTTTTCTATTTTTTGGGAACCGACCATGTTTATACTTGCCAGTACGTGGATACTTCCCAGTCTATGCTTATTGGACTTTACCATTAATCGGAATTGTTTTAGGCTTATTAGCTTATGTTTATCAATATGTGCTTTTAAGTTTAAAACCATGGTTTAGCAAAATAAAGAAAATTCCGGCTGCCTATCACAGTATTATTCCTTTTATTTTGATTATTCCAATCGGCCTATGGAAACCTGAACTTTTAGGCGGTTCTCACGTTTTAATTACTGAATTGTTCAATCACGGTTTAGATACCCAACTTTTAATGGGACCATGGAGTTTAGTTTTAATCCCCATCGTTCTTTTCATTATTCGATTTGTCTTTTCTATGCTTTCTTATGGGGCATCAGTTCCAGGAGGAATCTTTATGCCGATCTTAGTATTAGGGGCACTTCTTGGAATGATCTGTGCAAATGTAATGATCAAAACTGGAGTCATCCCATCCACTTATTTTGTTCATATTTTGGTGATTTCAATGGCCGCTTACTTCGGTGCAATTGAAAAAGCACCCTATACCGCAATTATGCTCTTAACTGAAATGGTTGGTACTGTTCAACAAATTCTTCCATTAATTATTGTGACTTTTGTTTCGTATTATGTTCTGGATTTACTTGGTGGCCGTCCAATTTACGAAGCATTACGTTTACAAATGAATTACAAAAAATAA
- a CDS encoding MDR family MFS transporter, translating to MNKVPTDIHGNKYNRNLLVLVLIIGSFCTVLNGTLLSTALPSIMRSFNISTATAEWLSTAFLLVNGVMIPISAWLINRFGSRKMYLSAMSVFFIGTVIAAIAPNFQLLLLGRIIQGLGVGVTMPLLQTIMLSIFPPDKRGAAMGTVGIVIGLAPAIGPTLSGWVVDNLSWRYLFSIIAPIAGIVIILAFFLVKDVLPTKKEKIDIISVTTSTLGFGSLLYGFSEAGNKGWTNPEILGFIAFGIVFVILFGLRQLHMKDPFLDITVFKHFEFSLAAALSGITNLAMVGIEMVLPLYIQNLRGVSAFHSGLMLLPGALMIGIMSPITGRIFDRYGARKMAITGMTLLTLGTVPFLFLTTQSSYLMITVLYAVRMVGVALVMMNVTTSGMNSLPLDKISHGTAVNNTFRQVLSSIGTAILVSVLTTTTNNNMPSKTMLHNLPLQYKNNAINATLDGFRASFAMSILFALIALVLSFFLKKGNRAQQRLERGEK from the coding sequence ATGAATAAAGTACCCACCGATATTCATGGAAATAAATACAATCGGAATTTACTTGTTTTGGTTCTAATCATCGGCTCCTTCTGTACGGTTTTAAATGGGACCCTTTTGTCAACAGCGCTTCCATCTATCATGCGCTCTTTTAATATTAGTACAGCAACCGCCGAATGGCTTTCAACGGCATTCTTGCTCGTTAATGGTGTGATGATTCCAATTTCTGCTTGGTTAATCAATCGCTTTGGCTCAAGAAAAATGTATCTAAGTGCCATGTCAGTCTTCTTTATTGGAACTGTAATTGCAGCTATTGCTCCCAATTTTCAATTACTTCTTCTGGGAAGAATTATTCAAGGATTAGGAGTTGGAGTTACAATGCCACTTCTTCAAACAATCATGCTTTCCATCTTCCCCCCCGATAAACGTGGGGCTGCGATGGGAACAGTCGGAATTGTTATTGGGCTTGCACCAGCGATTGGACCAACTTTATCTGGTTGGGTAGTCGACAATCTTTCATGGCGTTATTTATTCAGCATTATTGCTCCTATCGCCGGAATCGTTATCATCTTGGCTTTCTTTTTAGTAAAGGATGTCCTCCCCACTAAAAAAGAAAAAATCGATATAATTTCAGTTACTACTTCAACTTTAGGATTCGGAAGTTTGCTTTATGGCTTTTCTGAAGCAGGAAACAAAGGTTGGACTAATCCAGAAATCCTTGGCTTTATTGCCTTTGGAATCGTATTTGTAATCCTATTTGGTTTACGTCAACTTCACATGAAGGATCCATTTTTAGATATTACCGTCTTTAAACATTTTGAATTTTCATTAGCGGCTGCTTTAAGTGGTATCACTAACCTTGCCATGGTTGGAATTGAAATGGTTCTTCCTTTATACATTCAAAACTTGCGTGGAGTTTCTGCCTTCCATTCAGGTTTAATGCTATTACCTGGGGCTTTGATGATCGGAATTATGTCCCCAATTACTGGTAGAATTTTCGATCGATATGGTGCAAGAAAAATGGCCATCACAGGGATGACCTTGCTTACTTTAGGCACCGTACCATTTCTATTTTTAACCACTCAAAGTTCTTACTTGATGATTACTGTGTTATATGCCGTGAGAATGGTCGGGGTAGCTTTGGTTATGATGAATGTTACTACTTCCGGGATGAATTCACTGCCTCTAGATAAAATTTCTCACGGAACTGCGGTTAACAATACCTTTAGACAGGTACTTAGTTCAATTGGGACTGCCATTTTAGTTTCCGTATTGACTACTACCACTAACAATAACATGCCAAGTAAAACTATGCTTCACAATCTTCCTCTTCAATATAAGAATAATGCGATTAACGCAACGCTTGATGGATTCCGAGCATCGTTTGCAATGAGTATTCTCTTTGCTTTAATTGCATTAGTCCTTTCCTTCTTCTTGAAAAAAGGTAATCGTGCTCAGCAAAGACTTGAGAGAGGTGAAAAATAA
- a CDS encoding amino acid ABC transporter permease, with translation MVHSGINVLFEGSNFARLMAGLWTSIWIAVISIVLGLALGTIFGILRTLPNKIVRFILRVYLEFFRIVPTIVLLYLVYYILPRTFHVNWSATWMAVLAFTLWVAAEFSDIVRGALESVPKSQKDSGLALGLSRVQLYRYVLLPQAVKLELPATINLATRVIKTTSLLMVISIMEVINVGQQIIEANNQKYPTGVFWVYGLIFILYFILDYPLSAWAKRLTKNR, from the coding sequence ATGGTGCATTCGGGGATTAACGTTTTATTTGAAGGTAGTAACTTTGCACGGTTGATGGCTGGACTGTGGACATCAATTTGGATAGCAGTTATTTCAATAGTTTTAGGTTTAGCTTTAGGAACAATTTTTGGAATTTTACGAACGTTGCCTAATAAGATTGTTCGCTTTATTTTGAGAGTGTATCTAGAATTCTTTAGAATCGTGCCAACGATTGTTCTTCTATATTTGGTTTACTATATTTTGCCACGAACTTTCCATGTAAATTGGTCTGCTACGTGGATGGCTGTCCTCGCATTTACCTTGTGGGTTGCAGCCGAATTTAGTGATATTGTCCGGGGAGCGTTAGAATCAGTACCAAAAAGTCAAAAAGATTCTGGATTAGCTTTAGGTTTAAGTAGAGTCCAGCTTTATCGTTATGTGTTGTTACCTCAAGCAGTAAAATTGGAACTTCCAGCAACGATTAATTTAGCTACCCGTGTAATTAAAACCACTTCATTATTAATGGTCATCAGTATTATGGAAGTTATTAATGTTGGTCAACAAATCATTGAAGCTAATAATCAAAAGTATCCAACCGGTGTTTTCTGGGTATATGGCTTAATCTTTATTTTGTATTTTATTTTAGATTACCCTTTATCCGCTTGGGCTAAGCGATTAACTAAAAATAGATAG
- a CDS encoding C1 family peptidase, whose amino-acid sequence MKNQAKKLTPEMIEKFDQDFLKDKSALLAGRSIAKSGFLASSEDPSASSRNNMTFSIEVPTGKVTNQRHSGRCWLFAMLNTLRQEFSKEHHVKNFEFSQNYSFFWDRLGRANLFLQRAIESADKEIDDRYVMSYLSYTMDDGGEWDNAAALVETYGVAPSYVMPDTHNTMNTHEFDQINASLQRKDTLELRKMVRTGQAEEEIEKRRQEMLSEIYRLCVLAFGQPPKTFDLEFKDDNGNFHQDLDITPQDFFKNYVNVNLDDYVELVDYPDHEYNHIYWNEMQDNVAGSFQTEYVNVDFKYLEQAAIDQLKDGHIVWFGCDVDIDSDARKRGWLDDKLYQPDQLIGIDYKMNKKERLQTRQGSASHCMAITGVNLVNGKPTRWKVENSWGPEIGTDGYLSMTESWFKKYCFQVVANKKYLPKEVQEVLKTKPIKVEPWDTLY is encoded by the coding sequence ATGAAAAATCAAGCTAAAAAATTAACACCAGAAATGATTGAGAAATTTGATCAAGATTTCCTTAAAGATAAAAGTGCATTGTTAGCTGGCCGTAGCATTGCAAAGAGTGGCTTTTTAGCAAGCAGCGAAGATCCAAGTGCAAGCAGCCGTAACAACATGACTTTTTCTATTGAAGTACCAACTGGAAAAGTTACTAATCAACGCCATAGTGGCAGATGTTGGCTTTTTGCAATGCTTAATACTTTACGCCAAGAATTTTCCAAAGAACATCATGTAAAGAACTTTGAATTTTCTCAAAATTATTCCTTCTTCTGGGATCGTTTAGGACGCGCAAACTTATTCCTCCAACGGGCTATTGAGAGTGCCGATAAAGAGATTGATGATCGTTATGTGATGTCTTACTTAAGTTACACTATGGATGATGGCGGTGAGTGGGATAACGCTGCAGCTTTAGTAGAAACTTATGGTGTGGCTCCTAGCTATGTAATGCCCGATACACACAATACGATGAATACTCATGAATTTGATCAAATCAATGCCAGTTTGCAAAGAAAAGATACTCTAGAATTACGTAAAATGGTTAGAACTGGTCAAGCTGAAGAAGAAATTGAAAAACGTCGTCAAGAAATGTTAAGCGAAATTTATCGCTTATGTGTACTGGCTTTTGGACAACCACCTAAGACTTTTGATTTAGAATTCAAGGATGATAATGGTAATTTCCACCAAGACCTTGATATTACTCCTCAAGACTTTTTTAAAAACTACGTCAATGTCAATTTAGATGACTATGTAGAGCTTGTTGATTATCCCGACCATGAATATAACCATATTTATTGGAATGAAATGCAGGACAATGTTGCTGGAAGTTTCCAAACTGAATATGTAAACGTAGATTTCAAATATTTAGAACAAGCTGCTATTGATCAATTAAAAGATGGTCATATTGTTTGGTTTGGCTGCGACGTCGATATTGATTCTGATGCGCGTAAACGTGGTTGGCTTGATGACAAACTTTATCAGCCAGATCAACTTATTGGTATTGACTATAAGATGAACAAGAAAGAGCGTCTACAAACTCGTCAAGGATCAGCTAGTCATTGTATGGCAATTACTGGGGTTAATTTAGTCAATGGAAAACCTACTCGTTGGAAAGTGGAAAATTCATGGGGCCCAGAAATTGGAACTGATGGTTATTTATCAATGACGGAATCTTGGTTCAAGAAGTATTGTTTCCAAGTTGTTGCTAATAAAAAATACTTACCAAAAGAAGTACAAGAGGTATTAAAAACTAAACCTATTAAAGTTGAACCTTGGGATACCTTATATTAA
- a CDS encoding MerR family transcriptional regulator: protein MTTNKAKAIHELFKNLAIGIGEVSKIVGVSQRQLRYWEKKGYIKPIDDENAGVRRYSLATVYLIAFIKDQLDEGYTLAAAYEKSKDVRVKSKISRKFFKHSFSNITVTDYDKAYGEIDLGEIHSKDGESRQLKGIVDENGSYYRIDE, encoded by the coding sequence ATGACAACAAATAAAGCGAAAGCTATTCATGAACTTTTTAAAAATTTAGCAATCGGCATTGGAGAAGTAAGTAAAATAGTCGGGGTTTCTCAAAGACAGCTTCGCTATTGGGAAAAGAAGGGATATATTAAGCCTATTGATGATGAAAACGCAGGAGTTCGTCGTTACAGTTTGGCTACCGTATATTTGATTGCCTTTATAAAGGATCAATTAGATGAAGGATATACTCTGGCTGCTGCTTATGAAAAATCCAAGGATGTGCGTGTTAAAAGTAAAATAAGCCGCAAGTTTTTCAAACATAGCTTTAGTAATATTACTGTAACTGATTATGATAAGGCCTATGGAGAAATTGATTTAGGAGAAATTCATTCTAAGGACGGCGAAAGTAGGCAATTAAAAGGTATTGTTGATGAGAATGGGAGTTATTATAGGATCGATGAGTAA